The Salegentibacter sp. Hel_I_6 region TTAAATTTGTTGGCCACAAGGTGATAAGACCTAAAATTTGCCAAATCTTTAAAGGAATAATGGGCATAGTAAGCTTCTACCGATTTATGGTTGAAGTCTATATCGCGGCGTTCTCTTTTTAGTTGAAGTTTAAGAAACTTATTTAGCAAATAAGCCATCTTATAATCTTCTAAATCACCATAAAGCGCTATTAATCCAAAATCATCTTCTTCAACGTCTTCCAGCAGCGTTTTATGCAATTGCATAGCTTTCAATTTAAGGTTAAAGATAAGATAAGATTGAGAAAAATGAAGCTTTATACCCCCAAAACTTCGTATTTATCTACGAAAACGTTATAGTCTGGAATAATTTCACAATTTTAAGTGATTTTATTTTGAAGTGCGTAATAGGCTCTTTTCGCAGTTTTTTCTTCAGCCTTCTTTTTGGAGGTCGCCCTGGCTTTTGCAACAACCTTTTCATCTAATCGTAATTTTACGGCAAAATGCTTCACTTCATCATTTCCCGTATCTTCATAAACTTCGAAATCAAATTCTCTTTTTTCTTTCTGGCACCATTCTATAAAAAGGCTTTTGTAGCTTATTACCTGCCCTTCTAATTGCTCGATATCTACATAGGGCTCTATTACCCTTTCGTAAATAAATCGCTTACAATATTTATACCCCCTGTCAAGATAAATCGCTCCAATTAAGGCTTCAAAAAGGTTACCATGAATGTTTGAGCCAAATTGTTCTTTCGGAATATTAGTTTGTACATGGTCTATAAGTTTAAGATCCTTACCCAATTCATTCAAATGCTTTCTGCTAACCACTTTAGATCGCATTTTGGTAAGATAACCCTCATTC contains the following coding sequences:
- a CDS encoding IPExxxVDY family protein, whose amino-acid sequence is MQLHKTLLEDVEEDDFGLIALYGDLEDYKMAYLLNKFLKLQLKRERRDIDFNHKSVEAYYAHYSFKDLANFRSYHLVANKFKGEPKKILSSGSLFEEEEVRPLQVNLVPEYKKVDFFLKIDEELNQKDLNMLVNAISQIPQVIAVYKIDTDLLKSKQNLIFE
- the rnc gene encoding ribonuclease III, with product MGVIRNILNSRSGKGGNFFSVLYKILGFKPKNILHYQKAFTHRSLNIKDEKGNAISFERLEFLGDAMLSAVIASHLFKAVPGGNEGYLTKMRSKVVSRKHLNELGKDLKLIDHVQTNIPKEQFGSNIHGNLFEALIGAIYLDRGYKYCKRFIYERVIEPYVDIEQLEGQVISYKSLFIEWCQKEKREFDFEVYEDTGNDEVKHFAVKLRLDEKVVAKARATSKKKAEEKTAKRAYYALQNKIT